Proteins encoded within one genomic window of Verrucomicrobiales bacterium:
- a CDS encoding 2-oxo acid dehydrogenase subunit E2 — MAQIPIIMPQLGESIAEATLIRALVEVGDSISADQDVLEVETNKATLTVRAPAAGQLADIQACVGESYPVGSVLGHLEVSSTELDRLGLSQVTTSGRPGANDSHSGATVANGASRQAHVEPTVRGLPVPANVGGAGYMSPRMKARMAELGLHAADLAGVAGSGAAGRVTIEDFETFLAQLEKHRTSPASTMRVAVADAMRRSWSRPLATVALPISIDALLAHRRQSDPKPGPALYALRALAVALAENSAPAGRLVGNRLVHPTSIDLGFAVEAEDGVLVPVLRQADQRSLKDLVDRYNELVDMARKRRLPPDATGQSIATVTNFGTFGLTWATPIPLPEQTIVLGMGAGRRVPFWDEAKQQFVPVMEANLTLSFDHRVLDGGAAGRLLARIASLMQKPELL, encoded by the coding sequence AGGCAACGCTTATTCGGGCCTTGGTTGAGGTTGGGGATTCCATTTCGGCCGATCAGGATGTGCTGGAGGTAGAGACGAACAAGGCCACCTTGACGGTCCGCGCCCCGGCCGCCGGGCAGTTGGCGGACATCCAGGCATGTGTGGGTGAGAGCTATCCGGTCGGGTCCGTTTTGGGACACCTGGAGGTCAGTTCGACGGAGCTGGACCGCTTGGGGCTAAGTCAAGTCACGACGAGTGGGCGACCGGGTGCCAATGACTCACATAGCGGAGCCACCGTGGCGAATGGGGCCAGCCGACAAGCGCATGTGGAGCCGACCGTGCGTGGGCTTCCGGTGCCGGCCAACGTGGGTGGAGCGGGTTATATGTCTCCGCGGATGAAGGCGCGCATGGCCGAGTTGGGCCTGCATGCCGCTGACCTGGCCGGCGTGGCCGGCAGCGGGGCCGCTGGGCGGGTGACCATTGAAGATTTCGAGACCTTCCTGGCCCAGCTCGAGAAGCATCGGACCAGTCCCGCTTCAACGATGCGCGTGGCGGTGGCGGATGCCATGCGCCGCAGTTGGTCGCGTCCGTTGGCAACGGTGGCCCTTCCCATTTCTATCGATGCGCTCTTGGCGCATCGCCGGCAGTCGGATCCCAAGCCGGGTCCCGCGCTTTATGCATTGCGCGCCTTGGCCGTTGCCTTGGCGGAGAACAGTGCTCCGGCCGGCCGGTTGGTCGGGAACCGTCTGGTTCATCCCACGAGCATTGACCTGGGGTTTGCGGTGGAGGCGGAGGACGGAGTGCTGGTGCCGGTATTGCGGCAGGCCGACCAGCGTTCCTTGAAAGATTTGGTCGACCGCTACAACGAATTGGTGGACATGGCTCGGAAGCGCCGATTGCCTCCTGATGCGACGGGGCAATCGATTGCCACTGTGACCAATTTTGGCACCTTCGGCCTGACGTGGGCGACTCCCATTCCCCTCCCGGAACAGACCATTGTATTGGGCATGGGGGCGGGACGGCGGGTCCCTTTTTGGGATGAAGCCAAGCAACAGTTCGTTCCGGTGATGGAGGCTAACCTGACGCTGAGCTTCGATCATCGGGTGCTGGATGGCGGCGCGGCGGGCCGGCTCCTGGCTCGCATCGCCAGCCTCATGCAGAAGCCGGAACTGCTCTAG
- a CDS encoding metallophosphoesterase, protein MLKPIPAVSRRTMLRWSSQALLAAGFWPGAVASAAASSSAFDFLILNDLHHVAPECTTWLKKVVAQLKAHHTAEFALILGDLTDLGTQSSHQAVKRTFEDLGKPFFVQIGNHDYATSTDRSAYTETHPDRLNYLFRHRGWQFVGVDTTEGQKYEKTSIQPATLDWLDKNLRKLRRRRPTVLFTHFPLAEGVNYCPTNANTLLDKFRGFNLKAVFSGHYHALTLRQNDQGVAFTTNRCCARIRGNHDGSKEKGYFLCSARDGELQHRFVEMPA, encoded by the coding sequence GCCTTGCTGGCCGCCGGGTTCTGGCCGGGAGCCGTCGCATCCGCCGCCGCATCCTCCTCCGCCTTCGATTTCTTGATCCTCAACGACCTCCACCACGTCGCTCCGGAGTGCACCACCTGGCTGAAAAAAGTCGTCGCCCAGCTCAAAGCACACCACACCGCCGAGTTCGCCCTCATCCTCGGCGATCTGACTGATCTCGGAACCCAGAGCAGCCATCAGGCGGTCAAAAGGACATTCGAGGACCTGGGGAAACCATTCTTTGTGCAGATTGGCAACCACGACTATGCCACTTCTACGGATCGCTCCGCTTATACCGAGACCCATCCGGACCGGCTGAACTACCTCTTTCGCCACCGCGGCTGGCAGTTCGTGGGGGTCGACACCACCGAAGGACAGAAATACGAGAAGACCTCAATTCAACCCGCCACCCTGGATTGGCTGGACAAGAATCTGCGCAAACTGCGCCGCCGTCGCCCGACGGTGCTCTTTACCCATTTCCCTTTGGCGGAAGGGGTGAACTACTGTCCAACCAATGCCAACACGCTGCTGGATAAGTTCCGCGGGTTCAACTTGAAGGCGGTCTTCAGCGGTCACTACCACGCGCTGACCTTGAGACAGAATGACCAGGGTGTAGCCTTCACCACCAACCGATGCTGCGCTCGCATTCGGGGCAATCACGACGGCTCCAAGGAGAAGGGTTACTTTCTGTGTTCAGCCCGCGACGGCGAGCTGCAGCATCGGTTTGTCGAGATGCCCGCCTAG